The Cylindrospermopsis curvispora GIHE-G1 genome contains a region encoding:
- a CDS encoding ABC transporter ATP-binding protein, translating into MIEVDHLSKIYGSTPAITDVTFKVEPGEILGFLGPNGAGKTTTMRILAGYLPATKGTVKIAGYDVQDNSLAVRKKIGYLPETPPLYPEMTVEGFLYFVAQIKGIPAGDRPTKVKAAMARCNITEKRQVIIRKLSKGFRQRVGIAQAIVHDPPAIILDEPTVGLDPRQIIEVRNLIKSLAGTHTIILSTHILPEVSMTCNRVAIINRGKIVATNSPENLMTRLTEGSGYELTISGEVDLAKQVLQNVPGVSLVESMSNLSTCQNAVLRVLSEPGSNSGKYIASTLIHGGFELHEMRRIGASLEDVFLKLTTEEKILSQFIEAKDLAETSGDNI; encoded by the coding sequence ATGATAGAAGTTGATCACCTGAGTAAAATATATGGTTCCACCCCTGCAATCACAGATGTGACCTTCAAAGTGGAACCTGGTGAAATCCTGGGATTTTTAGGTCCTAATGGTGCAGGTAAAACCACAACCATGAGGATTTTAGCTGGTTATCTCCCCGCTACAAAGGGAACAGTGAAAATTGCTGGATATGATGTCCAGGACAATTCCCTAGCAGTACGCAAAAAAATCGGTTATTTGCCAGAGACACCTCCCTTATACCCTGAAATGACTGTGGAAGGTTTTCTGTACTTTGTTGCTCAAATTAAAGGTATTCCAGCAGGCGATCGCCCGACAAAAGTGAAAGCTGCCATGGCGAGATGCAATATTACAGAAAAGCGTCAAGTAATTATTCGTAAGCTTTCCAAGGGATTTCGTCAAAGAGTGGGAATAGCCCAGGCCATTGTTCACGATCCCCCGGCTATTATTCTGGATGAACCCACGGTGGGATTAGATCCCAGACAAATTATCGAAGTGCGAAACCTGATTAAAAGTTTAGCGGGTACACACACCATTATTCTTTCCACTCACATTCTCCCGGAAGTAAGTATGACCTGTAACCGAGTAGCTATTATTAACCGTGGTAAAATCGTGGCTACTAACAGTCCAGAAAACCTGATGACAAGGTTAACAGAAGGTTCTGGCTATGAGTTGACTATTTCTGGGGAAGTTGACCTGGCTAAACAAGTTTTACAAAATGTACCGGGGGTAAGTTTAGTAGAATCCATGTCTAACTTGAGTACATGCCAGAATGCTGTACTGCGTGTCTTATCAGAACCAGGATCGAATTCCGGAAAGTATATAGCATCTACATTAATTCACGGTGGATTTGAATTACACGAAATGCGTCGAATTGGTGCCAGTTTAGAAGATGTATTTTTGAAACTAACTACTGAAGAAAAAATCTTATCTCAGTTTATAGAAGCGAAAGACCTAGCAGAAACCTCAGGAGACAACATTTAA
- a CDS encoding S-layer homology domain-containing protein, with amino-acid sequence MKLVSLYINPIAGNDSNNGSQLSPFKTITRALKTIPSPGIIRLSMGTYSTQTGEIFPLVIPQGVVLLGNESKKGEGIIITGGGEYHSPSFGLQNITLLFSGDGSILGITITNSVNKGTGIWIESAAPTLANNTLCKCGREGILITGQAKPAILDNVFIQNTASGLMMARSSKGEVLRNVFENNPVGIAITDLAAPLIANNKLGKNQIGMAISRDASPVLRGNLIYQNSQCGLSINGNAIPDLGKPQDPAGNIFREQENFDVQNSSSQSLISVGNQVNTSQIKGLLELVAATNDTITPIITSSFSDLYGHWATAFITALVAKGFIGGFPDGTFQPNTPITRAQYAALIKKTFQLPDSQNLNRFKDVRTDFWASSAIASAADASFLGGFPDGTFRPGQNLTRVQAIVSIVNGLKLTGSNPNGLLIYGDRAQIPSYAINATTIATQKLLVLNYPQLDLLEPLREITRAEVATLIYQALVVKGEAEAIASPYIVKPDKEQPSFSDLVGHWAEAYIRALVSMNLTSGFADGSYQPDKPMTRSQYAALIAAAFNPVAKRATVDFIDIPSDFWAVKAIQIASSGGFIAGFSDRTFRPDQNIQRIQVIVSLVNGLGLVSNQNPSSLSYTDKNSIPEYAKAAVIAASQQNIVVNYPDPKILAPTKEATRAEVAAMTYQALVAVKRVKPIAES; translated from the coding sequence ATGAAACTTGTCTCATTATATATAAATCCTATAGCCGGTAACGATAGCAATAATGGTTCACAATTGAGTCCATTTAAAACTATCACCCGCGCCCTAAAAACTATCCCATCCCCGGGAATTATACGCCTGTCTATGGGAACCTATAGTACCCAAACCGGGGAGATTTTTCCCCTGGTTATCCCCCAAGGAGTTGTGTTGCTGGGCAATGAGTCTAAAAAGGGTGAAGGGATTATTATTACTGGAGGGGGTGAATATCACAGTCCCAGTTTTGGTCTACAAAATATCACCCTGTTATTTTCCGGTGATGGAAGTATACTGGGTATAACCATCACCAATTCTGTAAATAAAGGTACTGGAATTTGGATTGAATCCGCAGCACCAACCTTGGCTAATAATACTCTGTGTAAATGTGGTCGGGAAGGAATATTGATTACTGGTCAAGCTAAACCAGCGATTTTGGATAATGTTTTTATACAGAACACTGCCAGCGGTTTAATGATGGCACGTTCTAGTAAAGGGGAAGTTTTGCGCAATGTGTTTGAAAATAATCCCGTGGGAATAGCTATTACAGATTTAGCCGCGCCTTTGATTGCTAATAACAAGTTGGGGAAAAACCAAATCGGAATGGCAATCTCCCGCGATGCTAGTCCAGTGTTGCGGGGGAATTTGATTTATCAAAATAGCCAATGTGGTTTATCAATTAATGGTAATGCCATTCCTGACCTTGGCAAACCACAGGATCCTGCAGGCAATATTTTTCGTGAACAGGAAAATTTCGATGTTCAAAATAGTTCATCTCAAAGTTTAATTTCCGTAGGTAATCAAGTCAACACGTCTCAGATTAAGGGGTTATTAGAACTGGTAGCAGCTACTAATGATACAATTACTCCAATTATCACTAGCAGCTTCTCTGACCTTTATGGACACTGGGCTACAGCTTTTATTACAGCTTTAGTGGCTAAGGGATTTATTGGCGGTTTTCCCGATGGGACTTTTCAACCCAATACACCTATTACCCGTGCCCAATATGCGGCCCTGATTAAGAAAACTTTTCAACTACCAGATAGTCAAAATCTAAATAGGTTTAAAGATGTTAGAACCGATTTCTGGGCTAGTTCAGCTATTGCTAGTGCAGCTGATGCAAGTTTTTTAGGTGGTTTTCCTGATGGTACTTTTAGACCAGGACAAAACTTAACTAGGGTTCAAGCTATAGTATCTATTGTTAATGGACTAAAACTCACTGGCAGCAATCCTAATGGCTTACTAATTTATGGCGATCGCGCACAAATTCCCAGTTATGCCATTAATGCAACAACCATTGCCACCCAAAAACTGCTAGTCCTGAATTATCCCCAGCTAGATTTATTGGAACCCCTGAGAGAAATAACCCGTGCGGAAGTAGCAACCCTAATCTACCAAGCTTTAGTGGTTAAAGGTGAAGCGGAAGCTATAGCTTCGCCTTACATTGTCAAACCCGACAAGGAACAACCTTCTTTTTCTGATTTAGTGGGGCACTGGGCAGAAGCATATATTAGAGCATTAGTTAGTATGAATCTTACCAGTGGTTTTGCTGACGGTAGTTATCAACCAGATAAACCCATGACCAGATCCCAGTATGCAGCTTTAATAGCAGCTGCTTTCAACCCCGTAGCTAAACGAGCGACTGTGGATTTTATAGACATTCCCAGTGACTTTTGGGCGGTCAAAGCTATTCAGATAGCTTCTAGTGGAGGATTTATCGCTGGATTTAGTGACCGGACTTTTCGTCCCGATCAAAACATCCAGAGAATACAAGTCATTGTCTCTCTGGTGAACGGACTGGGACTGGTTTCTAATCAGAATCCCTCTTCCCTTAGTTATACGGATAAAAACTCCATCCCAGAATATGCCAAAGCAGCTGTGATCGCAGCAAGTCAACAAAACATAGTTGTCAATTATCCAGATCCAAAAATACTTGCACCCACAAAAGAAGCCACCAGAGCGGAGGTTGCAGCTATGACATATCAGGCACTAGTGGCTGTAAAAAGGGTTAAACCCATTGCTGAGAGTTGA
- a CDS encoding translation initiation factor has protein sequence MSEDKLKSQNRIVYREFGNDPSEALERPVPELPPNQQNIRIQATRAGRKGKTVTLISGFKNKQENLINLLKQLKTQCGTGGTLKENEIEIQGDHKQKILEILLKLGYKAKISGV, from the coding sequence ATGTCCGAGGACAAATTAAAATCCCAGAATCGAATCGTCTACCGGGAATTTGGCAATGATCCATCGGAAGCTCTAGAACGTCCTGTTCCAGAACTACCCCCTAACCAACAAAATATCAGGATACAAGCTACCCGTGCGGGAAGAAAAGGCAAAACAGTGACCTTAATTAGCGGCTTTAAAAATAAACAAGAAAACCTTATAAACTTGTTAAAGCAATTAAAAACCCAATGTGGTACAGGGGGAACCTTGAAAGAAAACGAAATTGAGATTCAGGGGGATCATAAACAGAAAATTTTAGAGATTTTGTTAAAACTGGGCTACAAGGCTAAAATTAGTGGTGTTTGA
- the nifB gene encoding nitrogenase cofactor biosynthesis protein NifB, producing the protein MTLPATGILTSSPQETPTGKSGGCGYHSTTTSEMDEKLKERIAKHPCYSEEAHHHYARMHVAVAPACNIQCNYCNRKYDCANESRPGVVSELLTPEEAAHKVLVIASKIPQMTVLGIAGPGDPLANPEKTFRTFELIADKAPDIKLCLSTNGLMLPEYIERIKQLNIDHVTITLNTIDPEIGAKIYSWVHYKRKRYKGVEGAKILLEKQMEGLQALKEADILCKVNSVMIPGINDQHLVEVNKVIREKGAFLHNIMPLISAPEHGTYFGLNGQRGPTNKELKEVQDQCSGNMKMMRHCRQCRADAVGLLGEDRSQEFTKEKLLEMSPEYDLEKRQQVQEGIEKFREELKLARQKVTAGKQIPNRLKILVAVATKGGGLVNQHFGHAKEFQVYEVDGNEVRYVSHRRIDQYCQGGYGEEATAENIIKAIADCQAVLVAKIGNCPKEKLHAAGIQTVESYDLIEKVALEFYEQYVRANHQ; encoded by the coding sequence ATGACACTACCGGCCACAGGAATTCTCACTTCCTCCCCACAGGAAACTCCCACAGGTAAATCTGGTGGTTGTGGTTACCACAGCACAACAACCTCAGAAATGGACGAAAAACTCAAAGAGCGGATTGCTAAACATCCTTGTTATAGTGAAGAAGCACATCACCATTATGCAAGAATGCATGTAGCAGTAGCTCCTGCATGCAATATTCAATGTAACTATTGTAACCGCAAATACGATTGTGCTAACGAAAGTCGTCCTGGGGTAGTCAGTGAACTGCTGACCCCAGAAGAAGCTGCTCATAAGGTATTAGTAATTGCCAGTAAAATTCCCCAAATGACGGTTTTGGGAATTGCTGGACCGGGAGATCCTCTAGCCAATCCTGAAAAAACATTTCGTACCTTTGAGTTGATTGCGGATAAAGCGCCAGATATTAAGCTTTGTTTATCAACCAATGGTTTGATGCTACCAGAATATATTGAACGCATCAAACAGTTAAATATAGATCACGTGACTATTACCTTGAACACCATTGACCCAGAAATAGGTGCAAAAATTTATTCCTGGGTTCACTATAAGCGGAAGCGTTATAAAGGTGTGGAAGGTGCGAAAATTTTGCTGGAGAAGCAAATGGAAGGATTGCAGGCTTTAAAAGAAGCTGATATTTTATGTAAAGTTAATTCCGTGATGATTCCTGGAATTAATGATCAACATCTAGTAGAAGTTAACAAAGTAATTAGAGAAAAAGGTGCATTCCTGCATAACATTATGCCCCTGATTTCTGCTCCAGAACATGGTACATATTTTGGGTTAAACGGTCAACGAGGTCCGACTAATAAAGAACTCAAGGAAGTGCAAGATCAGTGTTCTGGCAACATGAAAATGATGCGTCACTGTCGTCAGTGTCGAGCAGATGCAGTGGGACTATTAGGAGAAGATCGCAGCCAAGAATTTACCAAAGAGAAATTATTGGAAATGTCTCCAGAATACGATCTAGAAAAACGTCAACAAGTACAGGAAGGTATTGAGAAATTCAGAGAAGAGCTGAAACTGGCAAGACAAAAAGTTACTGCGGGCAAACAAATACCCAATCGGCTAAAAATTCTGGTAGCTGTAGCAACTAAAGGCGGTGGGTTAGTTAATCAACACTTTGGACATGCTAAGGAATTTCAGGTCTACGAGGTGGATGGAAATGAAGTTCGCTATGTAAGTCACCGCAGAATTGATCAATATTGTCAGGGTGGATACGGTGAAGAAGCAACAGCTGAAAATATAATTAAAGCAATTGCTGATTGCCAAGCAGTTTTAGTTGCTAAAATTGGCAACTGTCCCAAAGAGAAATTGCATGCAGCGGGTATACAGACTGTGGAATCATACGATCTAATTGAGAAAGTTGCCCTAGAATTTTACGAACAGTACGTAAGGGCTAATCACCAGTGA
- a CDS encoding 4Fe-4S binding protein, whose product MAYTITSQCISCNLCVSVCPNGAIEKVEGKHIIDAERCTNCANTIYSVPQCKAVCPTASGCVEQPKDYWEIWFSTYNRIIAKLTNKQDYWERWYNTYSQKLGEQLKKHQVVA is encoded by the coding sequence ATGGCTTACACTATTACTAGCCAGTGCATTTCCTGCAATCTTTGTGTATCTGTATGTCCGAATGGTGCAATTGAAAAAGTTGAAGGTAAGCACATTATTGATGCTGAACGCTGTACAAACTGTGCCAACACAATTTACAGTGTACCTCAATGTAAAGCAGTTTGTCCTACGGCTAGCGGGTGTGTAGAACAACCGAAAGATTATTGGGAAATTTGGTTTTCTACCTACAATCGTATCATAGCCAAACTGACAAACAAACAGGACTATTGGGAACGTTGGTATAACACCTATTCCCAGAAGTTAGGGGAGCAATTGAAGAAGCATCAAGTTGTAGCTTAG
- the nifS gene encoding cysteine desulfurase NifS — protein sequence MLKNCVYLDNNATTKVDPQVLEAMLPYLTDYYANPSSMHSFGGQLAKNVKIARENVAALLGSQESEIIFTSCGTEGDNAAIKAALLSQPDKRHIITSQVEHPAVLNVCKQLETQGYEVTYLSVNSQGQIDLNELEASLTGNTALVTIMYANNETGTIFPIEEIGARVKEYGAIFHVDAVQAVGKLPLNMKTSTIDMLTMSGHKIHAPKGIGALYVKRGVRFRPFLIGGHQERGRRAGTENVPGIIGLGKAAQLELLHLEEATKRERKLRDNLEQSLLTKIPDCAVNGDINHRLPNTSNIGFKYIEGEAILLLLNKHGICASSGSACTSGSLEPSHVLRAMGLPYTTLHGSIRFSLSRYTTQEEVDQVIAVMPVIVEKLRSLSPFKNDEAQWLQQQSLVSSK from the coding sequence ATGTTGAAAAATTGTGTCTATCTGGATAATAATGCAACTACTAAGGTAGATCCTCAGGTTTTGGAAGCCATGCTACCTTATTTAACAGACTACTATGCAAATCCTTCTAGTATGCATAGTTTCGGGGGTCAACTGGCTAAAAATGTGAAAATAGCTAGAGAAAATGTTGCAGCTTTATTGGGATCTCAAGAGTCAGAAATCATTTTCACAAGTTGTGGAACTGAAGGTGATAATGCTGCTATTAAAGCAGCTTTGCTATCCCAACCAGATAAGCGCCATATCATCACTTCCCAGGTAGAACACCCAGCGGTTTTGAATGTTTGTAAACAATTGGAAACTCAAGGTTATGAAGTTACTTATTTGTCTGTTAATAGTCAAGGACAAATAGACTTGAATGAATTAGAGGCATCCCTAACTGGAAACACTGCTTTAGTGACTATTATGTATGCCAATAATGAAACCGGCACTATATTTCCAATTGAAGAAATTGGTGCTAGAGTAAAAGAGTATGGAGCTATATTTCATGTTGACGCAGTACAAGCGGTAGGAAAATTACCCTTGAATATGAAGACTAGTACAATTGATATGTTAACTATGTCTGGTCATAAAATTCATGCTCCTAAGGGTATTGGTGCTTTGTATGTGAAACGTGGTGTGAGATTTCGTCCCTTTTTAATTGGTGGACACCAAGAAAGGGGAAGAAGAGCAGGGACAGAAAATGTTCCAGGAATTATTGGTTTAGGAAAGGCCGCCCAATTGGAATTATTGCACTTGGAAGAAGCAACTAAAAGAGAAAGAAAACTACGGGATAATTTGGAACAAAGTTTATTAACTAAGATTCCTGATTGTGCAGTGAATGGAGATATTAATCATCGGTTGCCTAATACTTCTAATATTGGTTTTAAGTATATTGAAGGTGAGGCCATACTACTACTTTTAAATAAGCATGGTATTTGTGCCTCCTCCGGTTCTGCTTGCACTTCTGGTTCTCTAGAGCCATCTCATGTTTTAAGAGCCATGGGTTTACCTTATACTACCTTACATGGTTCAATTCGTTTTAGTCTTTCTCGCTATACTACCCAAGAGGAAGTAGATCAGGTAATAGCTGTCATGCCAGTAATTGTGGAAAAACTCCGCAGCTTATCTCCCTTCAAAAATGATGAAGCACAATGGTTACAACAGCAGTCTTTAGTAAGTAGTAAGTAG
- the nifU gene encoding Fe-S cluster assembly protein NifU, whose protein sequence is MWDYTDKVLELFYEPKNQGTIEDNREPGVKVATGEVGSIACGDALRLHLKVEEATDKILDARFQTFGCTSAIASSSALTEMVKGLTLDEALRVTNKEIAAYLGGLPEAKMHCSVMGQEALEAAIYNYRGIPLASHEDDDEGVLICSCFGITDAKIRKAVKQNNLFSAEQVTNYVKAGGGCGSCLAKIDDIIKQVQQEFTQKIGAGNGTVSHKQFSALGDNLRQQLEQQKPLTNVQKIALIQKVLDEEVRPVLIADGGDVELYDIEGNKVKVILKGACGSCSSSTATLKIAIESRLRERINKEIIVEAV, encoded by the coding sequence ATGTGGGACTATACAGACAAAGTATTAGAATTGTTTTACGAACCGAAAAACCAGGGGACAATAGAAGATAACAGGGAACCTGGAGTTAAGGTAGCTACTGGTGAAGTGGGAAGTATTGCATGTGGTGATGCTTTAAGATTACATTTGAAAGTTGAAGAAGCTACGGATAAAATTCTGGATGCTCGTTTTCAAACTTTTGGTTGCACCAGTGCTATTGCTTCTTCTAGTGCTTTAACCGAAATGGTGAAAGGTCTCACCTTAGATGAAGCTTTAAGAGTCACCAATAAGGAAATAGCAGCATATTTGGGTGGACTACCTGAAGCTAAAATGCACTGTTCAGTCATGGGACAAGAAGCCTTAGAAGCAGCTATTTATAATTATCGAGGTATTCCACTAGCATCCCATGAGGACGATGATGAAGGTGTCCTAATCTGTAGTTGTTTTGGCATCACAGATGCTAAGATAAGAAAAGCAGTAAAGCAAAACAATCTGTTCAGTGCCGAGCAGGTTACAAATTATGTAAAAGCTGGTGGTGGATGCGGTTCTTGTTTGGCAAAAATTGATGATATAATTAAACAAGTACAGCAGGAGTTTACCCAAAAAATAGGCGCTGGCAATGGTACGGTAAGTCACAAACAATTTTCTGCTTTAGGTGATAATTTAAGACAGCAATTAGAGCAACAAAAACCGCTAACTAATGTCCAGAAAATTGCTCTGATTCAAAAAGTATTAGATGAAGAGGTCCGACCTGTTTTAATTGCCGACGGGGGAGACGTAGAATTATATGATATAGAAGGCAATAAGGTCAAAGTCATTCTTAAAGGCGCTTGTGGTTCATGTTCTAGCAGTACCGCTACATTAAAGATAGCCATTGAATCTAGATTACGAGAGCGCATCAACAAGGAAATTATCGTCGAAGCAGTTTAG
- the nifH gene encoding nitrogenase iron protein yields the protein MSDERIRQIAFYGKGGIGKSTTSQNTLAAMAEMGQRILIVGCDPKADSTRLMLHSKAQTTVLHLAAEKGAVEDLELEEVMLTGFRGVKCVESGGPEPGVGCAGRGIITAINFLEENGAYQDLDFVSYDVLGDVVCGGFAMPIREGKAQEIYIVTSGEMMAMYAANNIARGILKYAHSGGVRLGGLICNSRKVDREAELIENLAERLNTQMIHFVPRDNIVQHAELRRMTVNEYAPDSNQANEYRALGKKIINNTKLTIPTPMEMDELEALLIEYGILDDDTKNAEVIGKPASASK from the coding sequence ATGAGCGACGAAAGAATTAGACAGATAGCATTCTACGGCAAAGGCGGTATTGGTAAATCTACCACCTCTCAAAACACTCTAGCAGCTATGGCTGAAATGGGCCAACGCATTCTAATTGTGGGTTGCGACCCCAAAGCTGACTCTACCCGTTTGATGCTGCACTCTAAAGCTCAAACTACCGTATTGCACTTGGCTGCTGAGAAAGGTGCTGTAGAAGACCTGGAATTGGAAGAAGTAATGCTGACCGGATTCCGTGGTGTTAAATGCGTGGAATCTGGTGGTCCAGAACCCGGTGTAGGTTGTGCTGGTCGTGGTATTATCACTGCCATTAACTTTTTAGAAGAAAATGGTGCTTACCAAGATTTGGACTTCGTTTCCTACGACGTATTGGGTGACGTTGTATGTGGTGGTTTCGCTATGCCCATTCGTGAAGGTAAAGCACAAGAAATCTACATCGTTACCTCCGGTGAAATGATGGCGATGTACGCTGCAAACAACATCGCTCGTGGTATTTTGAAATATGCTCACTCTGGTGGTGTGCGTTTAGGTGGTTTAATCTGTAATAGCCGTAAGGTTGACCGTGAGGCTGAATTGATTGAAAACTTAGCTGAACGTTTAAACACCCAAATGATTCACTTCGTACCTCGTGACAACATTGTTCAACACGCAGAATTGCGTCGTATGACAGTTAACGAGTATGCACCCGATAGTAACCAGGCTAATGAATACCGTGCATTGGGTAAAAAGATCATCAATAACACCAAGCTAACTATTCCTACTCCTATGGAAATGGATGAGTTAGAAGCTCTGTTGATTGAGTATGGTATTCTTGATGATGACACCAAAAACGCTGAAGTAATTGGCAAGCCTGCTTCTGCAAGCAAGTAG